The segment GAGAGAAGGGGAGATGGTTAAACTAACGGGCAGTCCTACAATGTGTTCTTCATAATAGTTTACAACataaatgttcttttaaaattttctttttaactttgcCATTTGATGCCATACAAAAAGACATGGTATAAACAAATAGAACTTTCTGTTTTAACAACCGTAACAGATAGCATCAGCATACATAAAAAGTGTGGCTAATACCCCAATTATATAGAAAACAATGTGTAATTGATATCTTTCCAAGAGGTTCCCTGGTGTCAAATAAGACACTGTAGAGGTATAAATGCacatgcatttgaaaataaatatgcaacCTGTAGAGAAATTTTCCACATTCACAGATGGGTTTTGGAGATTGCACCTTAAGAAGGGTGGGTGCTACAGACAGCAGCTGAATTTTAAGGTAAGCCAAAACGGAAGCAGCCGATATGCTTATTAAAGATCTCCACAACACaataaaattattctgtgttactatgaatgaaataaataccCTGAACACAAAACTGATCACCACCCACTGGAATTAACTTATTAGCTATCTTTACTGTGAAGGACAGAGGCACCGTATAGTGGGACTGTCTGAGTGAACAAGGCTGACCAGTGCTTCTCAGTCTCCCATCATTTATAGCCatgagcagagaaggaaatacaAAAGCTGTGCACAGTACCTCTCCCTCTTCTGACACCAtagaaatctgctttttctccatccttcttCTCCTTGTGAGGGGCCCCATTACTGGCTTTGCCATCTTCTCCTCCACACTTGACTTCACCTTTTTCTTGAACTGCTCCTTCTACAGCAGTTCCAAGCTGCAGACTCCCAGCAGTTGTGCAAGCATGCCTTGGAAGATCAGTATTTTCTAATTGAAGACGGTGATCTACATCCAAGAAATGGGATGAACGCTTTAAAGATCCTTTAGCTGATGTGATGATCTCCAAGGGCTACAAATTAACATTAACAAGTAATTAGAGTCTGTAAAATGTAACAGtcaataaaaaggaagaagcagcatcttttctttcactttaagaaaataacttgCTCTGCGTTATGACTTTTAACAGGAACATTTGTTTTGCTACAGAACGTGTTTTCTGTTGCCCAAACATACTTTCCAAATTAAAAAGGTTAGACCTTCAATTGAGACAAATATTCTTAAAACACTGAACCAATTCGAATCACTTCAGACATTTTCAGCATACAATAACACTCATTGAACCTTTGGAAGATCTCAGAATGTTCAGTTTTCCTTTGGCTTTGCCTCCCAGACAGCAAAGAAGTATCCTAAACTAACTGGTGAACCAGACTGTCAAAAGCCACGTGCTACTAGCAACCTTGGGCTAGCAGTGCTTACACTCACTacaaaaaaatgacagtatttATTATCAACCTGCTCAAAATTGCTTGACTGCACCCTGTATTATTcacaaataaaagtaaattCTACCaagtttttcattcaaaatctgaaatgctgcagaaagacattaaaaatagaTGGCATGAACATTGACCGGGTCACAATTACACGTTCTGCAAGAGGACTGCCTTAAAGTGCTACAAGCACTCTTTGTTCAGTGAAAGGACAAAGTATGAGCACAATTACATGTTGAAGCAGACCGGGGAGCTCAGCTAGCTGAAAGGTAACTCCAcgaaaaaggaaaaatagcaaaaaaaaagaggaggaaaagaaatggaaactgcTGCCAAAAATCCTGTTTGTCAAATACAGATCATTAACCTGCATCATCAGAACTGAATATTGAGTATATGCTACACCTTTTGCAGTATTTAAGTTCACTGAACGTTTTCTAGTTTTAGTCTGTCTGTAGTTGTACTTCTATATTTATTCCTATACATGTCTATCTGAACTAAACTTTTCATGTTCAAGTTGGGAAATTGGTACCTATCCACCCACTCCCACTAGAGAACCTCAAACAAGTTCAAACCATACACAAGGCAATTGGGAAACAACCTATATAAAAAACAGCTTGAAGCATTTCTACCAAATCACCTTTTGCAATAGCTTTCGCTGCTGCACAGAATTCTGATTTGCTAAAAGGAAACAGATGGATAAGAAAACAATGCAATACTGCAGTGCTTGCAGGCCTTTCTAATCCCGTGCACCATTCACACACTCCTCCCCTGAATCAGGAAGTTAGTCAGGTGTTTGAGTACAGTCTGCCAAGCCTACATTTAAACTGGATCTCCGAAAGAGGTCCAAACCAGTAATTCAACTACGACCACAGTTAATACTAGCAACAGTTCGGTAATAACTAAGCCAGTACAGTTGGTGCCCACCTTTTACATGGAAGTCAAAGATGTATGTTATGGCTGAAGGGTGTACAAGAACACCAACAAATCATCATCATCTCCCACTTCTCTAGATCCAGGCCACTTTCTTGCACTGGCCTAGAGGCTGCCTGCTAAGGCTTACTCTTTATTTAATCtaagaaataaatgcaggaTTTATCAGGCCAGAAAAATAGAGCAAAAATCCACACAGTTACAAAGATACTTAATGATTCTGAGGGTCAGCTGAATTCTGGTCCCTACGTATTTTACTAGACCCTGTTACCTGTGGATACAACCCTTACTTTCTTCATACCATTCTTTTTGACAGTTGTTTCTATGAACTGTTGTTTTGGATCATTTCCCCTCACCGAAATTCTCTGAGGGCAATAATGTTGAGGCTGTTAGACCAGTATTAACCAAGTCGTAAAAGACAGAcaataaaaagaacacaaaatgaTAGTTCAAATAAGAGAAAGGTATGTGTGTGTTATTTCATTCACCTCTGTATGTCCAGGTTCACCTGACAGACAAGAACCTACTTAAAAATAGGCATATTAGCTTCAAATTAGGAATACTAAGCCCTTACCTCTTCTAGTCCAAGTTGCTCCATTGAGTCACAATAAACTTCACTGTCTGAATCACTGGTTAAGTGCTGCATTCCTGAGACTTCTTCAGTGTTCTCCTCGTTTGCACCTGTATTTGGAGGAGATATGCACATGAGCTTTGTAAATGTGAGCCAATCTTGGCACAGAATAAAGCAATAAGTTAAAATACCCAGGTGAGCTTCAGTTCATGCCCCTTTCAACTACTACTGTCATCCCATTAATACAGGAATTATACAAAACGTTTGCTAGGGGAAAACCAAACATCATACTGATATTTCTATGTTCTAAGAtcaaaattttaatttctgtctgtTCGTTTCACTCTCCTTCCCAGTCTCAGTATAAAGTAGCTTTGTACAAAGTTGTCAATTGATTTTCAATTGGTAGATTTGGACATCAGTTTCAATAAATGGCATTCATAATATTTTCAGCCTTGACAAATACAGATAttaatgattttcatttaatggCAAATTAGCTTCCCAATGCAAAGAATACATAGATAGATAATacaatgattttaaaagataattgCACTTCTGTACATTTGAGCATCCCTCTGAATTTACCCCTCTTTCTGTataagatgttttaaaaagcacCTTATTTTAAACTGCTAACAATTGGCTAAATTTCTTagtattttttcacatttatgcTACTGGAAGACACCACTTCTCATTTTTGAATCCCAGGATTaagatttccaagaaaaatatatgcaaattaaCACCTGATCTTGCAAGTAGAATACCTTGGTGATCACAGTTATTAGCTATTTCTAGGCTTGGCTCtgtcttctttatttcttcctccacATTCAAGCCATTCAGGGCAGATTTGGTCTGGATGCCATTCTGCATATCTGGGATAAAGCTGTCCTTGTAACAGTCATTAGCAACACTATTTTCCAAATCCTTAGCAGCTAatgattctgttttcagactCTTACAATCTGtaaaagaacaggaaaaccTTGCAAATAGAAAGCCAGGTATATAATAGCTAAAAACAGTTCTTAAAGCCAAAAACTTTCTGATAGTCTATATGTAAAATGTATACgcagaacaaaacacaaaaacattccCAGATTCACATTTGCAGAGATTGTTCTATTACTGTAAAGAAGTATTACTGTAACAGTTTAATTTGCATAAAGAACAGGTGATGTTTAACACATAACTAAGCAATTCCACCACAGGTCCCTCTGACGAATTAAATAATTACCCTAActttggaggaagaaagaacTGCATAGAATTCTAAATGTGTaatttcatttggttttcacTCGACGCTGCTACCACTCAAAACCCTTTATGAGCCCCCAAAATGAATGCCATTGcaagttctgttttcctttctctgaagaGATGTGATTTTCAATTCTACGGTTATTAACAGCTGTTACAAGTAACACTggcaacaaaaaggaaaacaacacatGATATTCTATCAGTTCTTAGATAACACCCTGACATAACTTTCTAGCAGTCAAAAAATGTATGGCAGTACAACAAGTACAGCATTCACAATCCTTTGGGATTTTCTGATACTTATACGGttaaaaaagagacaaaaaagcTCTGGAAGAATCACAGCATGtttgaggttggcagggacctctgattccatctggtccaacccctgctcaagcagggacacccagatCAGGGTGCCCACAACCATGTCCAGGTAGCTTTTAAGTATCTCCAAGGAGATTGAACCTGTCTGAGCAACCCGTGCCACTGCTTCATCACTTGCACACTAATGAagtgttttctgaagtgtttccAAGAGACACTGGTCTAAGTGTATGAAACATACCCTTTACATTTTGCTGtagctctttttcttcctcttcacgAAGACCTTCTTCTTCTGATTCTGCTCCGCTATCACTACTTTCAGCTTTTCCATTCACAGCCTTTATATTTGGAGTGGAATTCATGACATTACTAAGGTCTAAGAAAACATTCAACAAGGAAAAagtaagtattttaaaagaaaccaaCACACAGCTCCCCCAGAAATAtcaggcagctgctgcacaaaAGCATTTCCATATTAAAAGAACAATCAACGAATgccagttttatttctgtatgacCTTCCTTAATTATTTTAACGTTTCTCTTTCGTGGTTTACCACAGAATGCCTGACTACTCATGAATGATTCTGAGGAAGCCTACTGGAAAAACAGTACATTACATGTTACTTTCACAACAAAACCTCTGACCAAGACTGTTATCCATACTTCTGGTACAGCTCCAGTAATGTTTTATCTAGGACTGCTATGGTCATGTATTTGAATCCAAAAGTCAGTATTTTTATAGAAGTTCCCCTTGGGGCTGAAATGCTTCAAAATTGCAAACTCTGAAACATTCCGTTCAATGATGTGAGCAACCAGATTCTGTGAAAGGGAAATATTCTATTAATCTCTTCCCACAGTGGTTTAAACAAAACATGGTAACAAAATGTATACAAACGTTAATCTGGCAAAGTGCACATGGAAGTAAGGACTGAGTTCAGTGAAAAAGATGGTGTAATAAATACACAgtgcatttgtttgcttgtcCAATTACacaaatattatatatatatatttatataaaacaaatactgaaaaaataaagtaattgtTTAGCCTTCATTTTCCATATCTGTGATCACTTCAAGGTTTATAATTTACTCCATGTTCAAAGCATTGCAAGGTAAAgattcttaaaaatataaaaaggagAATTTAAGCCTTTTCTACACCGTATGTAAAAAAATATGGATAAATACATACTGATGATTTCAACCACGTACATTAGCACAGAGTGACTAAGGTACAAAGTGGACAGTCACTACACACTCCCACACTCTACATGTTGACCATCAGGCTGGATTCTGCCTGCTTTAATTGTCATCATAACACTCCATGTGCATAACTTGTACATTCCCTTGACAGAATCTTGAAAGATTAATTAATGTCAAGCCTTAAATTAATTAGGCTTAACattaaagagcaaaataacatcCAATTATACTGGAGTTGCCAAACCAGCCCTGCTACTTTCTTTGCTGCATGTAGAGCGAGGGTTTTCTACTTTAATCTTGCAGTGAAGAAGTGACCTGCCTTCCCACAATCCTTTAGTTTCCAAGCTCACCCatgctgcttaaaaaaaacccaacaaaatagcttttatttagATACAATGAATAGGTTAAACATCCTGTTCATCCTGTGAAATAAGCACTCTATGGGCACCCTGCATCGCCATTTTGGACTGTAAATTAAACTTTTATCTGAAAAGTAACTGGAAAAGCTATCACCTCTTTTGTGGACCACAAGAATACAAGCAATCACAAAGTCATTCTATTCTTCCTGCAAAAAccatatttgcaaaaaaaaaccaatgacTTTCATAGGAAATTCCCACCATATtccctgtttatttcccataaGCATGTTTCACTTACTGTGAATGTCTATTCTAGAGATGTTTATCAGGGAACAAACAGTGCAAGGAGGATAACGTAACACTGACAACCTCTGCAGCACAAGCAGTACGCACAGTGACAGCTCGCTGGCGATGGAGAAGCAGGCATCACCCTCCCCACTGAAATCAGAACAGGGTGGGGAACAAACACGCCAGCGCCTTACCCAGTCGTGGGAGCAAACGGGAAAAACAAGACTTGGAGACACATCCAGCTGTAAAGGCAGGTGATTAAAAAACCGTAAAGCTCCTCACCCTGCCCAACATATTGCGAAAAACCCCAACCATACCAACATGTTTTCCAAGGTTTACTTTTTTATGGATTTGAAGAGAACATTGTTGAAcgtgcaaatgtttttttttgtactcTATTTCAGCACGGAGATTATTAACCTGGGGAAACTTCTGTATGCTACGGTGCACCTATTCAAAGAGAATCACAGactggtttgagttggaaaggatccttaaaggccatctggccCAACCCTCCAGCAATGAACAGTTACACCTACACTGgatcagctgctcagagccccatccagcctgaccttgggcgTCTTCAGGGACGGGggggggcatccaccacctctctgcacaccctgtgccagtgcctcaccacccctactgtaaaaaagctttttccctGTATCTACTCCAAACTAATAAAGAGGTAGAACCAAAGGAAAGCATCAGGAGTAATAGCAGTATGCCATGAAGCACCTGAGAAACAAAATCCCTCAGGATCACATTTGTTCCAGAAGGTCACCCTTAGCAACAGTGCTCCTGAAGATCACAAAGAGGCACAGCTCTGACACAGACTCCAAAGAACACAGCACATTGTACAGAGCCACGGCCTCACTCAAATACCACGTTTGATTCTGTACTTCTCGTCAGAATTCCTATAATATTACCCTCACCAACTCCATCCCCAATTGCTTCTACTTCTATAGGGTAAGAGCACCAAAGCCTAATCAGAGCCGACTAGTAGCAACTTCCACAGCCTTGTGGGTAGGTCAGTAATTGCTCCCTGAGGAAGGAATGTATCTTTTAATAACTCCATCAGCCTGACAGTAGCAAAATCTTAGCTACTAAAAGATTATTCTATGACTTTTATTATAGCACCTTACATGGGGACTTCTTTGTACTATGTTTACGTCAACTAATGCTCTGTCCAAACTTGGGTATCAAGTCCCCAGACACCTGCATATATAAACAGTGTAGATGGTTACTTTGATCATCAGGTAACTAGAATTCTTTTCTTGCCATCGTAACCCAATGGTCCATACTTGCAGCTGATCCATGTAGGCTTCCTGTTCCAATTCCAAGTTCATGCAACTATGTTCTGCCACTTCTCATTCACCTAGTTTCACaaacctcctccttccttttgaAACTGATGCATTCCCATACTGTATTACTTCAAGGAGAGATCACTTGCCATGGGGGAAGGAGTACATTTCAGGGTTTAGCTATGCTTTGGAAATCCTGATATTTGTCCTTTCAGCATGGCCTTCCAACCAAAAGCCTCTTTGAGCAGTCTGT is part of the Gallus gallus isolate bGalGal1 chromosome 2, bGalGal1.mat.broiler.GRCg7b, whole genome shotgun sequence genome and harbors:
- the ACBD5 gene encoding acyl-CoA-binding domain-containing protein 5 isoform X3 translates to MAETGSVHATRFEAAVKVIQSLPKNGSFQPTNEMMLKFYSFYKQATQGPCNIPRPGFWDPIGRYKWDAWSALGDMSKEEAMIAYVEEMKKILESMPMTDKVEELLQVIGPFYEIVEDKKNRGSGLTSDLSNVMNSTPNIKAVNGKAESSDSGAESEEEGLREEEEKELQQNVKDCKSLKTESLAAKDLENSVANDCYKDSFIPDMQNGIQTKSALNGLNVEEEIKKTEPSLEIANNCDHQGANEENTEEVSGMQHLTSDSDSEVYCDSMEQLGLEEPLEIITSAKGSLKRSSHFLDVDHRLQLENTDLPRHACTTAGSLQLGTAVEGAVQEKGEVKCGGEDGKASNGAPHKEKKDGEKADFYGVRRGRGHRLHPVGDGSQGGQMGNGGDGERWGSDRGPRGSLNEQIAVVLMRLQEDMQNVLQRLHMLEAVTASQARSATLQSNYQPASSVKKAELRVHDVV
- the ACBD5 gene encoding acyl-CoA-binding domain-containing protein 5 isoform X2, which translates into the protein MMLKFYSFYKQATQGPCNIPRPGFWDPIGRYKWDAWSALGDMSKEEAMIAYVEEMKKILESMPMTDKVEELLQVIGPFYEIVEDKKNRGSGLTSVRMEKVSKYLEDLSNVMNSTPNIKAVNGKAESSDSGAESEEEGLREEEEKELQQNVKDCKSLKTESLAAKDLENSVANDCYKDSFIPDMQNGIQTKSALNGLNVEEEIKKTEPSLEIANNCDHQGANEENTEEVSGMQHLTSDSDSEVYCDSMEQLGLEEPLEIITSAKGSLKRSSHFLDVDHRLQLENTDLPRHACTTAGSLQLGTAVEGAVQEKGEVKCGGEDGKASNGAPHKEKKDGEKADFYGVRRGRGHRLHPVGDGSQGGQMGNGGDGERWGSDRGPRGSLNEQIAVVLMRLQEDMQNVLQRLHMLEAVTASQARSATLQSNYQPASSVKKPSWWPFEISPGVLAFAIVWPFIAQWLVHVYLQRKRRKLN